One segment of Thermosynechococcus sp. HN-54 DNA contains the following:
- a CDS encoding RNA methyltransferase → MIITSRQNPLVRSIRKLHHRKYRQGHLLLEGTHLLQEAVAGGYHLSVVCYTSAWQAKQSPTFWQQVVHRSDRTVEVTEEVLTALCTTTTPDGVVAVADYTPLPTLPLQRLGLCLVTLQDPGNLGTIIRTAAAVGVEGLLLTPDCVDMTHPKVLRASAGQWFRLPMQTITNGLETLKAYQAQGWQIVVTLPTAPCVYWQADFRRPTLLVMGNEGQGLPPAYHDSSFTALRIPQEPNVESLNVAIATAVLLYEVYRQRSLD, encoded by the coding sequence GTGATCATTACCAGTCGACAGAATCCCTTGGTGCGCTCAATTCGCAAGCTGCACCACCGCAAATATCGCCAAGGGCACTTGCTATTAGAGGGAACTCATCTTCTCCAAGAGGCTGTGGCTGGGGGCTATCACCTCTCTGTGGTTTGCTATACCAGCGCTTGGCAAGCCAAGCAATCGCCAACCTTTTGGCAGCAGGTTGTTCACAGGAGCGATCGCACCGTTGAAGTCACTGAAGAGGTACTGACTGCCCTCTGTACAACAACCACTCCCGATGGTGTCGTTGCTGTTGCTGACTATACACCCCTTCCTACCTTGCCACTCCAGCGTTTAGGTCTGTGCTTAGTTACGCTTCAGGATCCGGGCAATTTGGGAACGATTATTCGCACCGCTGCTGCTGTGGGTGTTGAGGGGCTATTGCTGACCCCCGATTGCGTGGACATGACCCATCCCAAGGTATTGCGTGCCAGTGCGGGTCAGTGGTTTCGCCTACCGATGCAAACCATTACTAATGGCCTAGAAACCCTCAAAGCCTACCAAGCTCAAGGATGGCAAATTGTGGTGACACTACCGACTGCCCCCTGCGTTTATTGGCAGGCGGACTTTCGCCGACCCACCCTGTTGGTGATGGGCAATGAAGGCCAAGGACTCCCCCCGGCCTACCACGACAGCAGCTTTACTGCCCTCCGGATTCCTCAGGAGCCAAATGTCGAATCCCTGAATGTGGCGATCGCCACGGCAGTGCTCTTGTACGAAGTTTATCGCCAACGCTCGCTGGACTAA
- the psbZ gene encoding photosystem II reaction center protein PsbZ, translated as MTILFQLALAALVILSFVMVVGVPVAYASPQDWDRSKQLIFLGSGVWIALVLVVGVLNFFVV; from the coding sequence ATGACGATTCTCTTTCAACTGGCTCTTGCTGCCCTTGTCATTCTGTCCTTTGTGATGGTGGTGGGTGTGCCAGTGGCCTACGCCTCTCCCCAAGATTGGGATCGCTCAAAGCAGTTAATTTTCCTTGGCTCCGGGGTATGGATTGCCCTAGTGTTGGTGGTGGGCGTTCTCAACTTCTTTGTGGTTTAG
- a CDS encoding M23 family metallopeptidase yields MRDRLLPWLVPAIITATVLPASSQVTIPLMVTVSPDRAVLGDTLAIVVNASEQPTVEVAGKALPVFSIGPQQWRAFVATTPLQTPGRRSLVVRAGNETRNMLLWVGDRSFPVQSIWLPPGKDSSGTDLEFDRVDAFKALVTPERLWQGAFRRPNSGPVTTPYGVRRYYNGVFAKDYFHRGLDYAGPKGSPVVAAQRGRVALVGRESQGFLIHGNTIGIDHGQGVLTIYLHLDQIRVQEGQMVEAGQVIGTVGNTGAATGPHLHWGLYVNGECVDPRSWLAQGWQ; encoded by the coding sequence ATGCGCGATCGCCTTCTCCCGTGGCTAGTACCCGCCATTATCACTGCCACCGTTCTGCCCGCCAGTAGTCAAGTGACGATTCCGCTGATGGTCACCGTCAGTCCCGATCGCGCTGTTTTGGGAGATACGCTGGCCATTGTGGTCAACGCTTCAGAACAGCCCACAGTCGAGGTTGCGGGCAAAGCCCTGCCGGTTTTCTCCATTGGCCCCCAGCAATGGCGTGCGTTTGTGGCAACAACACCACTACAGACACCCGGCCGCCGTTCATTGGTGGTTCGGGCAGGAAATGAAACCCGCAACATGTTGCTGTGGGTGGGCGATCGCTCCTTTCCTGTGCAAAGTATTTGGCTCCCACCGGGCAAAGACTCCTCAGGAACGGATTTAGAATTTGATCGCGTGGATGCCTTTAAGGCACTGGTCACCCCCGAAAGACTCTGGCAAGGTGCCTTTCGCCGCCCCAATAGTGGTCCTGTGACCACACCCTACGGCGTGCGGCGGTATTACAACGGGGTTTTTGCCAAGGACTACTTCCATCGCGGTTTGGACTATGCAGGCCCCAAGGGATCACCCGTAGTAGCGGCGCAGCGGGGGCGAGTGGCCTTAGTGGGGCGAGAATCCCAAGGGTTTCTGATCCATGGCAACACAATTGGTATTGATCATGGGCAGGGGGTGCTGACGATTTACCTTCACCTCGATCAAATTCGCGTTCAAGAGGGACAAATGGTTGAAGCGGGGCAAGTCATTGGTACTGTTGGCAATACGGGTGCTGCCACAGGGCCGCATTTACATTGGGGACTCTACGTTAATGGCGAGTGCGTTGATCCGCGATCGTGGCTGGCTCAGGGCTGGCAATAG